One genomic segment of Arthrobacter sp. zg-Y1110 includes these proteins:
- a CDS encoding PLDc N-terminal domain-containing protein, whose amino-acid sequence MSFWESIWSIVVAFFFVAYLILLFQILADLFRDRELGGFAKAAWIFFLFVAPFVTALVYIIARGGGMAERSETRAREEAEATDSYVRRVAGTASPAQQIESARSLLADGSITESEFDRLKSMALSA is encoded by the coding sequence ATGAGCTTCTGGGAATCCATATGGAGCATCGTTGTGGCGTTCTTTTTCGTGGCCTATCTAATCCTGCTGTTCCAGATCCTGGCGGACCTTTTCCGGGACCGGGAACTTGGCGGTTTCGCCAAGGCGGCCTGGATTTTCTTTCTGTTCGTCGCCCCCTTTGTTACGGCGCTGGTGTACATCATCGCCCGGGGCGGAGGTATGGCTGAGCGGAGTGAGACCCGGGCCCGGGAGGAGGCGGAGGCAACCGACAGCTATGTACGGCGGGTCGCCGGAACAGCTTCCCCCGCCCAGCAGATTGAGTCCGCGCGCAGCCTCCTTGCCGACGGGAGCATCACCGAGTCCGAGTTTGACCGGCTGAAGTCCATGGCGCTTTCCGCCTGA